A DNA window from Coffea arabica cultivar ET-39 chromosome 6c, Coffea Arabica ET-39 HiFi, whole genome shotgun sequence contains the following coding sequences:
- the LOC113692375 gene encoding putative germin-like protein 2-1 → MGKHMIFSCFLALTLFNVAFATDPMPLQDFCVADNSSPVWVNGVPCKDPKLVTAEDFFFTGLNIPGNTSNAYGSKVTSVSVAEMPGLNTLGVSMARIDFAPKGVNPPLFHPRATGILTVLEGTLLVGFVTSNPENRLITKVVQKGDVFVIPVGLVHFHRNVGDTNAVAVAAYSSQNPDSTAIGKAVFGSTPLISDDVLAKAFQVNRNTIDGIQSKF, encoded by the exons ATGGGAAAGCACATGATCTTCTCCTGCTTTCTAGCTCTCACGCTGTTTAATGTTGCCTTTGCAACAGACCCCATGCCTCTGCAAGACTTCTGCGTGGCTGATAATTCTAGCCCAG TATGGGTTAATGGCGTGCCGTGCAAAGATCCCAAGCTTGTTACAGCAGAGGATTTCTTCTTCACGGGGCTGAATATTCCGGGCAACACCTCAAACGCTTATGGCTCCAAGGTCACCTCAGTATCCGTTGCTGAAATGCCAGGGCTAAACACTCTCGGGGTCTCAATGGCCCGCATAGATTTCGCACCAAAGGGAGTCAACCCCCCTCTATTCCACCCAAGAGCCACCGGAATTCTCACCGTTCTTGAAGGTACTCTACTGGTTGGATTCGTCACTTCAAATCCAGAGAACCGTCTGATCACCAAAGTTGTGCAAAAGGGTGATGTTTTTGTCATTCCTGTGGGACTTGTTCACTTCCACCGCAATGTGGGGGACACAAATGCTGTTGCTGTGGCAGCCTACAGCAGTCAAAATCCTGACAGCACTGCCATTGGAAAGGCTGTTTTTGGATCAACTCCCCTCATAAGTGATGATGTGCTGGCCAAGGCGTTCCAAGTCAATAGGAACACGATAGATGGAATCCAGTCTAAGTTCTAG
- the LOC113691913 gene encoding uncharacterized protein has translation MATNNEDNNSDESCPRIQHVAKASSDELLRKFAQVGSESEDKKELQLAKRIKRSTNISAIKAGFYTQSRMYVDQGSSLNGISAAIVERKSLLPPVTPSSRRSSVAVVRRLGIGRVKVRAREIKHKSLLGAIEKTWRRTIEGACKVFVEKHYNQHRRLKHDMF, from the exons atgGCTACTAACAATGAAGACAACAATAGTGATGAAAGCTGTCCGAGAATTCAGCATGTAGCAAAAGCATCATCTGATGAGCTGCTGAGGAAGTTTGCCCAAGTGGGTTCTGAGTCAGAAGACAAGAAAGAGCTGCAGTTGGCTAAGCGGATTAAAAGAAGCACTAATATTAGTGCAATTAAGGCTGGGTTTTATACTCAGAGCAGAATGTATGTTGATCAGGGCTCTTCTTTGAACGGTATTAGTGCCGCCATTGTTGAGAGGAAGTCCCTTTTGCCTCCCGTTACGCCCTCGTCTCGGAGATCATCTGTGGCGGTGGTTCGAAGACTtgggattgggagagtaaaagTCAGGGCAAGGGAAATTAAGCATAAGTCTCTTCTGGGTGCAATTGAGAAG ACATGGCGTAGGACAATTGAAGGTGCTTGCAAGGTATTCGTGGAGAAGCATTACAACCAACACAGACGTCTAAAGCATGACATGTTTTAG
- the LOC113692024 gene encoding uncharacterized protein isoform X1 — protein MVLASMDVVCSGVVLLMILATAPVAIAGTESAVNLEAEALLKSGWWGVNTTARNVSAHCQWPGIICNDAGSVTEILLPNYGILDDLTNFCFSSFPNLVRLDLSGNALDGAIPHQIGALTKITYLNLSSNHLRGELPSSLLNLTQLAQLDISWNSIESLIPPGIGNLTNLVTLNLSHNIFWNHIPPTLGQLSNLASLDLSNNILSGTIPLALCRLTNLSRFDISFNKYVGGSLPEEIGQLKSLIELKLSGNQFYGGIPPTLGHLSKLASLDLSDNAFDGAIPHQIGALSKLTYLTLSSNHLRGELPFSLVNLTQLAELHVSSNIIKGFIPSFIGNLTNLVTLYLRYNNFWGRIPPTLGQLSNLDSLDLSNNHFSGTIPSALFNLTNLSRLDIHMNTAMGGFLSEEIGNLKSLVELDLSYSVFSGSIPPALGQLSNLNSLNLNNNHFSGTIPSALFNLTNLFRLDIHSNPSMGGFLPEEIGNLKSLVELDFRYLNLSGALPSSLGHLTKLISLSGAKNQIHGSVPPEIGNLKNLKYLNLAFNYLTGQIPSTLGNLTALTSLILSSNQISCSIPLELFNIPFLEFLDISSNQIIGPIPIQFGDDIIKSEWYHLTLNLSYNTLSGTVPSSLLRLGDVDLSYNALEGELPCDLVNKFGSERFAGNPDLRYTSTLCGASPPVMKNHRHHPPYYIIGLGVSLLVFSITGGLVIYIFCFKKVKVEPIDNKHGDIFRIWNYDGHMAYEDIIKATNDFDVSYCIGTGGCGSVYRVQLPSGKVVALKKLHCLDGENPNYDKSFRNEAEMLSKIRHRNIVKLFGFCLHKRCMFLIYEYMDRGSLFCILRDETEAVELDWIKRVNLIKGIASALSYLHYDCDPPIIHRDVSSNNILLNSQLEATLSDFGTARILELDSSNQTVIAGTFGYIAPELAYTMVVTEKSDVYSFGVVVLETLFGKHPREFLSSFSSQPNEPIMLKDLLDARLPPPTNALVVQNVVVATALALDCVNANPKCRPTMQQVVNQFEVGRREATEPLHTIAVNQPVSPVLSLRDQSCADGTSSSSTINEFHVDISAILPSSNFSFHVSS, from the exons ATGGTACTAGCATCGATGGATGTTGTATGCAGCGGAGTTGTTCTTCTCATGATACTGGCTACTGCACCAGTAGCGATAGCAGGAACAGAGTCTGCTGTGAATTTAGAAGCTGAAGCACTGCTCAAGAGTGGCTGGTGGGGAGTCAATACTACTGCAAGAAACGTCTCAGCCCATTGCCAGTGGCCTGGTATCATTTGCAACGATGCTGGTAGTGTCACCGAAATACTACTTCCGAACTACGGAATCCTAGATGACTTGACAAATTTCTGCTTCTCCTCTTTTCCGAACCTGGTTAGACTTGATCTCAGCGGCAATGCACTCGACGGAGCCATCCCACATCAAATAGGTGCCCTCACCAAAATCACCTATCTCAATTTGTCTTCCAACCATCTTCGAGGTGAGCTTCCTTCTTCTCTATTAAACCTTACACAACTAGCACAACTTGATATTTCTTGGAATTCGATTGAAAGTTTAATTCCTCCAGGTATCGGAAACTTAACAAACTTGGTTACTCTAAACTTGAGCCACAATATTTTTTGGAATCACATCCCTCCAACTCTTGGTCAATTGTCCAATCTTGCCTCCCTTGACCTCAGTAATAATATCCTCAGTGGAACAATTCCCTTGGCTCTTTGTCGTTTGACAAATCTTTCCCGGTTCGACATTAGCTTCAACAAGTATGTTGGAGGATCTCTCCCAGAAGAAATAGGACAGCTAAAGAGTTTAATAGAGTTAAAATTGAGTGGCAATCAATTTTATGGTGGCATCCCTCCCACTCTCGGCCACTTGTCCAAATTGGCCTCCCTCGATCTCAGTGACAATGCATTTGATGGAGCCATCCCACATCAAATAGGTGCACTCTCCAAACTCACCTATCTCACTTTGTCTTCCAACCATCTTCGAGGCGAGCTTCCCTTTTCTCTAGTAAATCTCACACAACTAGCTGAACTTCATGTTTCAAGTAATATTATCAAAGGCTTTATTCCCTCATTCATCGGAAACTTGACAAATTTGGTTACTCTATACTTGAGGTACAATAATTTTTGGGGTCGCATCCCTCCAACTCTTGGCCAATTGTCTAATCTAGACTCCCTTGACCTGAGTAATAACCACTTCAGTGGGACAATTCCTTCAGCACTTTTTAATTTGACAAATCTTTCCCGACTAGACATTCACATGAATACTGCAATGGGAGGATTTCTCTCAGAAGAAATAGGAAATTTGAAGAGTTTAGTTGAATTAGACTTGAGTTACAGTGTGTTCTCTGGCAGCATCCCTCCCGCTCTTGGCCAATTGTCCAATCTAAACTCCCTTAACCTTAATAATAACCACTTCAGTGGGACAATTCCTTCAGCTCTTTTTAATTTGACAAATCTTTTCCGGCTAGACATTCACTCGAATCCCTCAATGGGAGGATTTCTCCCAGAAGAAATAGGAAATTTGAAGAGTTTGGTTGAATTAGACTTCCGTTACCTTAATCTTTCAGGTGCCCTCCCTTCGTCTCTTGGCCACCTAACCAAACTAATATCTCTTTCAGGTGCTAAGAATCAAATTCATGGGTCCGTTCCCCCTgaaataggaaatttaaaaaatttgaaatatctCAATCTTGCATTCAACTACCTGACTGGTCAAATCCCTTCGACCCTTGGCAATCTGACTGCTCTTACTTCTTTGATCCTCTCTTCTAACCAAATAAGTTGTTCCATACCCCTTGAACTTTTCAATATACCTTTTCTAGAATTTCTAGATATTTCTTCAAACCAAATTATAGGTCCAATTCCTATCCAATTTGGGGATGACATTATTAAATCCGAGTGGTACCATTTGACTTTGAATCTTTCCTACAATACTCTCTCTGGCACTGTTCCCTCGTCTCTTCTGCGACTCGGGGACGTCGACCTGTCCTATAATGCTTTGGAAGGTGAACTTCCATGTGATCTTGTCAATAAGTTTGGTTCAGAAAGATTTGCTGGCAATCCAGACTTACGTTACACTTCCACTCTTTGTGGTGCATCTCCTCCTGTTATGAAAAATCACAGGCATCACCCCCCATACTACATCATAGGTCTTGGCGTATCCTTGTTGGTGTTCTCAATAACTGGCGGACTAGTAATTTATATCTTCTGCTTCAAGAAAGTTAAAGTTGAGCCGATAGACAATAAACATGGAGACATTTTTAGAATATGGAACTATGATGGACATATGGCTTACGAAGACATAATTAAAGCAACCAATGATTTTGATGTCAGTTATTGCATCGGGACAGGGGGTTGTGGCAGCGTGTACAGAGTGCAGTTGCCAAGTGGGAAAGTAGTGGCTTTGAAAAAGCTTCACTGTTTGGACGGCGAGAATCCAAATTATGACAAGAGCTTTAGGAATGAAGCCGAAATGCTATCTAAAATCAGGCACAGGAACATTGTAAAGCTCTTTGGATTCTGTCTGCACAAGCGATGCATGTTTCTGATTTATGAGTATATGGACAGAGGAAGCTTGTTTTGTATCTTGAGAGATGAAACTGAAGCTGTGGAGCTGGATTGGATTAAAAGAGTGAATTTGATCAAGGGCATTGCCAGTGCATTGTCCTACTTGCATTACGATTGTGATCCGCCAATCATTCACAGGGATGTATCAAGCAACAACATCCTTTTGAATTCACAGCTCGAAGCAACTCTTTCTGACTTTGGAACTGCGAGGATTTTGGAACTTGATTCATCAAATCAAACAGTCATTGCAGGCACCTTTGGTTACATTGCACCAG AGCTGGCCTATACCATGGTGGTCACTGAAAAGTCCGATGTGTATAGCTTTGGCGTTGTGGTGCTAGAAACGCTGTTTGGAAAGCATCCAAGGGAATTCCTTTCCTCCTTTTCATCACAACCCAATGAACCAATAATGCTGAAGGATCTTCTAGATGCCCGTCTGCCCCCTCCGACTAACGCTTTGGTTGTTCAAAATGTGGTTGTGGCAACAGCTTTAGCCCTGGATTGCGTCAACGCAAACCCGAAATGTCGACCAACAATGCAGCAAGTGGTGAACCAATTTGAAGTGGGCAGGCGAGAAGCAACTGAGCCTTTGCACACCATTGCTGTGAATCAGCCTGTTAGTCCAGTTCTTTCGCTGCGTGACCAGAGCTGTGCAGATGGGACGAGTAGCTCAAGCACCATAAATGAATTCCATGTGGATATCTCTGCGATTCTGCCATCatccaatttttctttccacGTTTCTTCCTAA
- the LOC113692024 gene encoding uncharacterized protein isoform X2, with protein sequence MVLASMDVVCSGVVLLMILATAPVAIAGTESAVNLEAEALLKSGWWGVNTTARNVSAHCQWPGIICNDAGSVTEILLPNYGILDDLTNFCFSSFPNLVRLDLSGNALDGAIPHQIGALTKITYLNLSSNHLRGIGNLTNLVTLNLSHNIFWNHIPPTLGQLSNLASLDLSNNILSGTIPLALCRLTNLSRFDISFNKYVGGSLPEEIGQLKSLIELKLSGNQFYGGIPPTLGHLSKLASLDLSDNAFDGAIPHQIGALSKLTYLTLSSNHLRGELPFSLVNLTQLAELHVSSNIIKGFIPSFIGNLTNLVTLYLRYNNFWGRIPPTLGQLSNLDSLDLSNNHFSGTIPSALFNLTNLSRLDIHMNTAMGGFLSEEIGNLKSLVELDLSYSVFSGSIPPALGQLSNLNSLNLNNNHFSGTIPSALFNLTNLFRLDIHSNPSMGGFLPEEIGNLKSLVELDFRYLNLSGALPSSLGHLTKLISLSGAKNQIHGSVPPEIGNLKNLKYLNLAFNYLTGQIPSTLGNLTALTSLILSSNQISCSIPLELFNIPFLEFLDISSNQIIGPIPIQFGDDIIKSEWYHLTLNLSYNTLSGTVPSSLLRLGDVDLSYNALEGELPCDLVNKFGSERFAGNPDLRYTSTLCGASPPVMKNHRHHPPYYIIGLGVSLLVFSITGGLVIYIFCFKKVKVEPIDNKHGDIFRIWNYDGHMAYEDIIKATNDFDVSYCIGTGGCGSVYRVQLPSGKVVALKKLHCLDGENPNYDKSFRNEAEMLSKIRHRNIVKLFGFCLHKRCMFLIYEYMDRGSLFCILRDETEAVELDWIKRVNLIKGIASALSYLHYDCDPPIIHRDVSSNNILLNSQLEATLSDFGTARILELDSSNQTVIAGTFGYIAPELAYTMVVTEKSDVYSFGVVVLETLFGKHPREFLSSFSSQPNEPIMLKDLLDARLPPPTNALVVQNVVVATALALDCVNANPKCRPTMQQVVNQFEVGRREATEPLHTIAVNQPVSPVLSLRDQSCADGTSSSSTINEFHVDISAILPSSNFSFHVSS encoded by the exons ATGGTACTAGCATCGATGGATGTTGTATGCAGCGGAGTTGTTCTTCTCATGATACTGGCTACTGCACCAGTAGCGATAGCAGGAACAGAGTCTGCTGTGAATTTAGAAGCTGAAGCACTGCTCAAGAGTGGCTGGTGGGGAGTCAATACTACTGCAAGAAACGTCTCAGCCCATTGCCAGTGGCCTGGTATCATTTGCAACGATGCTGGTAGTGTCACCGAAATACTACTTCCGAACTACGGAATCCTAGATGACTTGACAAATTTCTGCTTCTCCTCTTTTCCGAACCTGGTTAGACTTGATCTCAGCGGCAATGCACTCGACGGAGCCATCCCACATCAAATAGGTGCCCTCACCAAAATCACCTATCTCAATTTGTCTTCCAACCATCTTCGAG GTATCGGAAACTTAACAAACTTGGTTACTCTAAACTTGAGCCACAATATTTTTTGGAATCACATCCCTCCAACTCTTGGTCAATTGTCCAATCTTGCCTCCCTTGACCTCAGTAATAATATCCTCAGTGGAACAATTCCCTTGGCTCTTTGTCGTTTGACAAATCTTTCCCGGTTCGACATTAGCTTCAACAAGTATGTTGGAGGATCTCTCCCAGAAGAAATAGGACAGCTAAAGAGTTTAATAGAGTTAAAATTGAGTGGCAATCAATTTTATGGTGGCATCCCTCCCACTCTCGGCCACTTGTCCAAATTGGCCTCCCTCGATCTCAGTGACAATGCATTTGATGGAGCCATCCCACATCAAATAGGTGCACTCTCCAAACTCACCTATCTCACTTTGTCTTCCAACCATCTTCGAGGCGAGCTTCCCTTTTCTCTAGTAAATCTCACACAACTAGCTGAACTTCATGTTTCAAGTAATATTATCAAAGGCTTTATTCCCTCATTCATCGGAAACTTGACAAATTTGGTTACTCTATACTTGAGGTACAATAATTTTTGGGGTCGCATCCCTCCAACTCTTGGCCAATTGTCTAATCTAGACTCCCTTGACCTGAGTAATAACCACTTCAGTGGGACAATTCCTTCAGCACTTTTTAATTTGACAAATCTTTCCCGACTAGACATTCACATGAATACTGCAATGGGAGGATTTCTCTCAGAAGAAATAGGAAATTTGAAGAGTTTAGTTGAATTAGACTTGAGTTACAGTGTGTTCTCTGGCAGCATCCCTCCCGCTCTTGGCCAATTGTCCAATCTAAACTCCCTTAACCTTAATAATAACCACTTCAGTGGGACAATTCCTTCAGCTCTTTTTAATTTGACAAATCTTTTCCGGCTAGACATTCACTCGAATCCCTCAATGGGAGGATTTCTCCCAGAAGAAATAGGAAATTTGAAGAGTTTGGTTGAATTAGACTTCCGTTACCTTAATCTTTCAGGTGCCCTCCCTTCGTCTCTTGGCCACCTAACCAAACTAATATCTCTTTCAGGTGCTAAGAATCAAATTCATGGGTCCGTTCCCCCTgaaataggaaatttaaaaaatttgaaatatctCAATCTTGCATTCAACTACCTGACTGGTCAAATCCCTTCGACCCTTGGCAATCTGACTGCTCTTACTTCTTTGATCCTCTCTTCTAACCAAATAAGTTGTTCCATACCCCTTGAACTTTTCAATATACCTTTTCTAGAATTTCTAGATATTTCTTCAAACCAAATTATAGGTCCAATTCCTATCCAATTTGGGGATGACATTATTAAATCCGAGTGGTACCATTTGACTTTGAATCTTTCCTACAATACTCTCTCTGGCACTGTTCCCTCGTCTCTTCTGCGACTCGGGGACGTCGACCTGTCCTATAATGCTTTGGAAGGTGAACTTCCATGTGATCTTGTCAATAAGTTTGGTTCAGAAAGATTTGCTGGCAATCCAGACTTACGTTACACTTCCACTCTTTGTGGTGCATCTCCTCCTGTTATGAAAAATCACAGGCATCACCCCCCATACTACATCATAGGTCTTGGCGTATCCTTGTTGGTGTTCTCAATAACTGGCGGACTAGTAATTTATATCTTCTGCTTCAAGAAAGTTAAAGTTGAGCCGATAGACAATAAACATGGAGACATTTTTAGAATATGGAACTATGATGGACATATGGCTTACGAAGACATAATTAAAGCAACCAATGATTTTGATGTCAGTTATTGCATCGGGACAGGGGGTTGTGGCAGCGTGTACAGAGTGCAGTTGCCAAGTGGGAAAGTAGTGGCTTTGAAAAAGCTTCACTGTTTGGACGGCGAGAATCCAAATTATGACAAGAGCTTTAGGAATGAAGCCGAAATGCTATCTAAAATCAGGCACAGGAACATTGTAAAGCTCTTTGGATTCTGTCTGCACAAGCGATGCATGTTTCTGATTTATGAGTATATGGACAGAGGAAGCTTGTTTTGTATCTTGAGAGATGAAACTGAAGCTGTGGAGCTGGATTGGATTAAAAGAGTGAATTTGATCAAGGGCATTGCCAGTGCATTGTCCTACTTGCATTACGATTGTGATCCGCCAATCATTCACAGGGATGTATCAAGCAACAACATCCTTTTGAATTCACAGCTCGAAGCAACTCTTTCTGACTTTGGAACTGCGAGGATTTTGGAACTTGATTCATCAAATCAAACAGTCATTGCAGGCACCTTTGGTTACATTGCACCAG AGCTGGCCTATACCATGGTGGTCACTGAAAAGTCCGATGTGTATAGCTTTGGCGTTGTGGTGCTAGAAACGCTGTTTGGAAAGCATCCAAGGGAATTCCTTTCCTCCTTTTCATCACAACCCAATGAACCAATAATGCTGAAGGATCTTCTAGATGCCCGTCTGCCCCCTCCGACTAACGCTTTGGTTGTTCAAAATGTGGTTGTGGCAACAGCTTTAGCCCTGGATTGCGTCAACGCAAACCCGAAATGTCGACCAACAATGCAGCAAGTGGTGAACCAATTTGAAGTGGGCAGGCGAGAAGCAACTGAGCCTTTGCACACCATTGCTGTGAATCAGCCTGTTAGTCCAGTTCTTTCGCTGCGTGACCAGAGCTGTGCAGATGGGACGAGTAGCTCAAGCACCATAAATGAATTCCATGTGGATATCTCTGCGATTCTGCCATCatccaatttttctttccacGTTTCTTCCTAA
- the LOC113693825 gene encoding DNA polymerase delta small subunit isoform X2 → METEDSSSENGLLHRKQALYSSLDSCFEIQKEMYRGQQYSQIYFARLHLMRTLLYSLLPNWKPHIHVCTVIGLEEGKECIIVGTLYKHMKLKPSILEEYSKERSATPLVRPHNFMHPDDHLILEDESGRIKVCGDVLLPSVYVTGVVVALHGKETGTGDFWVEDVMEAGIPHQIERPIKSGEDKYVIFVSGLDIGSSTSNPLKFQLLVDHITGHLGDKKEQSIAAKIVRVIIAGNSVEIPRGLLNGQNLGSKDQFTLSEPIKELDIQLTQIAAGIPVDIMPGPNDPANFSLPQQPLHRCLFPSSSAYNTFSLLGTSGQNIDDLEKYSDANDKLEFLERTLRWRHVAPTAPNTLGCYPFTDRDPFFVETCPHVYFVGNQEKYETRLIKGAEGQIVRLICIPRFSETGVAVVLNLRNLECHALSFGTEFG, encoded by the exons ATGGAGACGGAAGACTCGTCGTCGGAGAACGGCCTCCTTCACCGGAAACAAGCTCTATACTCTTCCCTg GACTCATGCTTTGAGATTCAGAAGGAGATGTACAGAGGTCAACAATACAGCCAAATATACTTTGCTAGGCTTCACTTGATGAGAACTCTTCTTTACTCTCTACTCCCCAATTGGAAACCCCACATTCACG TCTGCACTGTTATTGGATTAGAAGAAGGCAAGGAATGCATCATTGTTGGGACGCTCTACAAGCACATGAAGCTGAAACCTTCCATTCTTGAAGAGTACTCCAAAGAG AGATCTGCAACCCCACTTGTAAGACCTCACAATTTTATGCACCCAGATGATCATTTAATTTTGGAAGATGAGAGCGGCAGAATTAAAGTTTGTGGAGATGTTCTTTTACCTTCTGTTTATGTGACAG GTGTCGTGGTTGCATTGCATGGAAAAGAAACTGGTACAGGTGACTTTTGGGTTGAAGATGTCATGGAAGCAGGCATACCACACCAAATAGAGCGGCCAATTAAATCAG GTGAAGACAAATATGTCATTTTTGTTTCGGGCTTGGATATTGGGAGCAGCACTTCTAATCCTCTAAAATTCCAGCTTTTGGTTGATCACATAACTGGCCATCTTGGAGATAAAAAG GAACAAAGTATTGCTGCCAAGATAGTTCGAGTAATTATTGCTGGAAATTCTGTTGAAATCCCCCGTGGGCTACTTAATGGTCAG AACTTAGGTTCTAAGGATCAATTTACATTGTCTGAGCCAATTAAAGAGCTGGATATTCAGTTGACTCAG ATTGCTGCAGGTATACCAGTTGATATTATGCCAGGGCCAAATGACCCTGCCAATTTCTCCTTGCCACAGCAG CCTTTGCATAGATGCCTTTTTCCTAGCTCATCAGCTTACAACACATTCAG TTTGCTTGGAACATCAGGTCAGAACATTGATGATCTCGAGAAGTATTCAGATGCAAATGATAAACTTGAATTTTTGGAGAGGACACTGAGATGGAGACATGTTGCACCAACGGCACCAAATACCCTTG GATGTTATCCTTTTACTGACAGGGATCCTTTTTTCGTTGAGACCTGTCcacatgtttattttgttggtaATCAAGAGAAATACGAGACTCGCTTGATCAAGG GAGCAGAGGGACAAATAGTGAGACTAATCTGTATTCCCAGATTTAGTGAAACTGGAGTTGCTGTGGTG TTGAACTTGAGAAATCTGGAGTGTCATGCTCTCAGTTTTGGGACTGAGTTCGGCTAA
- the LOC113693825 gene encoding DNA polymerase delta small subunit isoform X1 yields the protein METEDSSSENGLLHRKQALYSSLDSCFEIQKEMYRGQQYSQIYFARLHLMRTLLYSLLPNWKPHIHVCTVIGLEEGKECIIVGTLYKHMKLKPSILEEYSKERSATPLVRPHNFMHPDDHLILEDESGRIKVCGDVLLPSVYVTGVVVALHGKETGTGDFWVEDVMEAGIPHQIERPIKSGEDKYVIFVSGLDIGSSTSNPLKFQLLVDHITGHLGDKKEQSIAAKIVRVIIAGNSVEIPRGLLNGQNLGSKDQFTLSEPIKELDIQLTQIAAGIPVDIMPGPNDPANFSLPQQPLHRCLFPSSSAYNTFRSCPNPHLFQLDDVSLLGTSGQNIDDLEKYSDANDKLEFLERTLRWRHVAPTAPNTLGCYPFTDRDPFFVETCPHVYFVGNQEKYETRLIKGAEGQIVRLICIPRFSETGVAVVLNLRNLECHALSFGTEFG from the exons ATGGAGACGGAAGACTCGTCGTCGGAGAACGGCCTCCTTCACCGGAAACAAGCTCTATACTCTTCCCTg GACTCATGCTTTGAGATTCAGAAGGAGATGTACAGAGGTCAACAATACAGCCAAATATACTTTGCTAGGCTTCACTTGATGAGAACTCTTCTTTACTCTCTACTCCCCAATTGGAAACCCCACATTCACG TCTGCACTGTTATTGGATTAGAAGAAGGCAAGGAATGCATCATTGTTGGGACGCTCTACAAGCACATGAAGCTGAAACCTTCCATTCTTGAAGAGTACTCCAAAGAG AGATCTGCAACCCCACTTGTAAGACCTCACAATTTTATGCACCCAGATGATCATTTAATTTTGGAAGATGAGAGCGGCAGAATTAAAGTTTGTGGAGATGTTCTTTTACCTTCTGTTTATGTGACAG GTGTCGTGGTTGCATTGCATGGAAAAGAAACTGGTACAGGTGACTTTTGGGTTGAAGATGTCATGGAAGCAGGCATACCACACCAAATAGAGCGGCCAATTAAATCAG GTGAAGACAAATATGTCATTTTTGTTTCGGGCTTGGATATTGGGAGCAGCACTTCTAATCCTCTAAAATTCCAGCTTTTGGTTGATCACATAACTGGCCATCTTGGAGATAAAAAG GAACAAAGTATTGCTGCCAAGATAGTTCGAGTAATTATTGCTGGAAATTCTGTTGAAATCCCCCGTGGGCTACTTAATGGTCAG AACTTAGGTTCTAAGGATCAATTTACATTGTCTGAGCCAATTAAAGAGCTGGATATTCAGTTGACTCAG ATTGCTGCAGGTATACCAGTTGATATTATGCCAGGGCCAAATGACCCTGCCAATTTCTCCTTGCCACAGCAG CCTTTGCATAGATGCCTTTTTCCTAGCTCATCAGCTTACAACACATTCAGGTCCTGTCCTAATCCTCATTTGTTTCAGCTTGACGATGTTAG TTTGCTTGGAACATCAGGTCAGAACATTGATGATCTCGAGAAGTATTCAGATGCAAATGATAAACTTGAATTTTTGGAGAGGACACTGAGATGGAGACATGTTGCACCAACGGCACCAAATACCCTTG GATGTTATCCTTTTACTGACAGGGATCCTTTTTTCGTTGAGACCTGTCcacatgtttattttgttggtaATCAAGAGAAATACGAGACTCGCTTGATCAAGG GAGCAGAGGGACAAATAGTGAGACTAATCTGTATTCCCAGATTTAGTGAAACTGGAGTTGCTGTGGTG TTGAACTTGAGAAATCTGGAGTGTCATGCTCTCAGTTTTGGGACTGAGTTCGGCTAA
- the LOC113691912 gene encoding putative germin-like protein 2-1, which yields MGKCTVFSLFFVAVAYCYLASAFDPSPVQDFCVADPNCTVKVNGFACKNPMKVTADDFYFGGLHIAGNTTNAVGSRVTQVFAAQVPGLNTLGISLARLDYAPGGINPPHTHPRATELLTVIEGSLLVGFVTSNPENKLFTRVLQKGDVFVFPVGLVHFQFNAGKTNAVAIAGFNSQNPGAVVIRNAVFGSNPPINDDVLAKAFQADKTVIDQLQSKI from the exons ATGGGAAAATGCACAGTGTTCTCATTGTTCTTTGTAGCGGTTGCATATTGTTATCTCGCCTCTGCTTTTGACCCCTCACCTGTGCAAGATTTCTGTGTTGCTGATCCCAATTGCACCG TGAAAGTGAATGGCTTTGCATGCAAAAACCCCATGAAAGTTACAGCTGATGATTTCTACTTCGGTGGGCTGCACATAGCTGGAAATACCACAAATGCAGTGGGTTCCAGGGTTACTCAAGTATTTGCAGCTCAGGTTCCAGGGCTTAACACTCTTGGCATCTCGCTGGCTCGCCTGGATTATGCACCAGGTGGGATTAATCCTCCTCATACTCATCCTAGAGCCACCGAACTCCTCACAGTTATTGAAGGTTCCCTCCTGGTTGGCTTCGTCACCTCAAATCCCGAAAACAAGCTTTTCACCAGAGTTCTTCAAAAGGGTGATGTTTTCGTCTTTCCCGTTGGACTCGTTCACTTCCAATTCAATGCAGGAAAGACAAATGCCGTCGCTATAGCTGGCTTCAACAGTCAAAATCCAGGTGCCGTAGTAATCCGAAATGCTGTTTTTGGATCAAATCCTCCTATCAATGATGATGTTCTGGCCAAGGCATTCCAAGCCGACAAGACTGTAATCGATCAACTCCAGTCAAAGATTTAA